GGTTCGATAACAGTCGCTATAATGGGCGGCCTCGTGTGCAACATTTGCGGGAAACAGGAATCCGACACCCAACCCATTATTGACCCTCCGCCGGATTACAGACTGACCTGGCGGAAGGAATTCCTGAAATCAATCCCTGATGACCTGAAGGCCGACATTGAGGGAAATTTCGGTctggagaagaagaataaaagaagaagaaagacagaaaCAGGGAAAGACCTCGTGTGATATGGACCTCCGAGAGTGTAAATGTGCACCAAGCGTGGGAGTTTCCGGTAGAAGCTTCTGGTGGCGTCGAGTCACCGAGACCACGAGATTTTGGCGCGAGTTCTCTTGAAGGGAATAGAGTACAAGATCCCGCTGTGATTGTTGCTGTTCATGGCAGCAGTTATTCCACGCCTTCTAGGGCAACGTACCTCGGGCATCACTACCCGGGCACTAACAGACCTCCTTCTAGGAGTTTCCCCCGTGGAGATTTGGGCGTACATGGCACCCAAGCCGATGACGGTCTGCCTAGCTACGAGGAGGTTCAAAGATGGTTCTAAGTCCCGCATCTCAGGATCTGCTCACTCGTTTACCTGCATAGGTTCCCATCTGTTGCCCTGTCCGCTAAATTCACTTTTACGTGAAGGCCAAAGGCAAGGGCAACAACATATCCAAACCTAGTGAAAACCAGTatccaaataaagaagaaaaacgggggaaaaataattgtttgagGACAACTCGATACTCATTATCTAGCCAAAGCCAGATTTTAAAGAGTACAAAGAAATAAGACCAGAAAGAAGCCATTGACCACTGCCTTTTAGAAGACGGAACACTTCAGAACGTTCGTTTTGCATGATGCAAAGCTTTGTATATATTGATATCCTCCATAATTTCATGACGAGTGACAATTTcacaatttgtattttctttcagtcATATTTATACTGTGTATTTATTAGTTTCTGCATGTACTGCATACTTTTGTATATGctgaatattttttgtgtatacaatGTATAATTACGTCCATTTTTTATGCACTTATgcccagcacacacacatatactgtatatacataagtatatatatacatatatatatatatatatatacatatatatatatatatatatatatatatatatatatatatatatatatattccttacttATGTATATGATCTATGTTCCTTTAATTCATGTCCGCAATATATGCTCCATTTATTTATGCTCTCAATGTATATGCTCATTCtattcatatcattatatatgcTCCCTTATCCTCCTCAAATACCTTCTTATATCAACGAGATGTACTACCATCATTAATGCTATGTCTTTAATGTACCGCACATGAGATCatgagattattttttataaattgttcttGACTGCGAAAAGCAATggaaaataaacctatttttataaaaccttttcatttcaaattcttaGAGATGAAGTTAGTTGGAAGGTGCACGTAAAACAGTATGCCTTAaaaaggtatatacatatatatactgtatatatttatataaatttatatacatatatacatatcatatatataattttcaacaaaaacttttatcatatatttgaaatatgatatatataattttcaacaaaGTCACTTTTGTCTACTTTGaaacgtatgatatatatatattttatatatatatcttttgggatatatatatatatatatacatatttatatatatatatatacatataatatatatatatatatatatatatatatatattaatttatatatacatacaatatatatatatatatatatatatatatatatatatatatatatatatatatatatatatttatactcatatatatatatataattttcaataaacgCCCTTTTTCCATTTTGGAATATGTGGGGCCAGAGGGTTTCCCAACAAGTCTTTTGAGATGAAGCCACTACCACCACTTTGCCCTTTCTCGACTCCAGCAGATCCTGATACCATAATACAAGTGAGTGGACTGGTGAGCGGAAGTCAGAGAGCGATCTACGGTCCTACCAAACTTGAAATGAGCGCTGTACCACTCAGCCTTTGTATGAAATTTGGCTTACTGGAACTTCACATCAATACACCACCAAAACTAATAAGcattaaaagcattttttcttaACCCTGAGGTGACGATACCAAATGGAATCCAGCTGGAATCCAGTTAATCCAGGGTCCGTAAAGTAAATTTCAGTACTCTTTTCTACAGTCATGGTCAATTTAGACCTTATGCTAATGGAACAGACGGGTGATTCGTACCTTTATGTACAGACACTACCGAATGTGTTGCTAGGGCCTGGCTGCTTTGCCTCgtagcagtttctctctctctctctctctctctctctctctctctctctctctctctctctctccttcttatctATCTACCTAAAAAATCCATTTCAGCTTTCAATCACttgtagaacacacacacacgtacacacacacacacacacacacacacacacatatatatatatatatatatatatatatatatatatatatatatatatatatatattatatatttacatatgcacacacatatgtaaatatatatatatatatatatatatatatatatatatatatatatatatatatatatatatatatatatatactgtacctgtactatatactatacacacGCAAGGTTGGCAGCCTTAGAGCTTAAGGCCCTTATCTAATGTGTGCCTCAACAAAGAGAAAACCAGAGTCAAGAGAATTATAACAAAATACttacaaaaacaagaagaaagaacaaaatgaaaaaaaaaacgataaatgcAGTGACAGCTGTACGAGAAAGTTCAGGCTGACTTTTGAGAAACAGCACATGACTATACATCCTCTTCACTTTAATAATTTCTCTGTTTCACAAGCTTAACAACGCCAGTCACCAACCCAATTGTTGATGGGGCAACAGTGTCTTGacctggtccgctggtatagtgattagcgtcgtggcatgccactcagatgtcgcgggttcgcgtctgcCCCTGGGCAATGAAAAattactggctctgtatcatgatcagttactgttgcagtgtggggtctgcggtgggatgTTGAAACCCACAagttttggaagcttgaatttcaagtcaatgactcctttggtgtgcttgttccatgcgaataggtttcttctactgaaataataataataataataatgataataataataataatataaacatatatgcttTGAGAGCGTTGTGTACCATTACCGTGTCATTTGTGTGATTTACATTGCTGCTTGTGGATAGAATTATCTGCTTGCTTAGTTATTCACCTGTTACAAGTTATTTGTTGGTTTAAAagttgtactattttttttttgtgtagtcACTATTCTGCAGCAGCTTGCTTTGCAAGGTAAACGACCATTTAGTCTtggttcaaataataataataataataataataataataataataataataataataataataataataataataataataataatttgacctCTCTCAAAGGTGTTGAAAAGCTTTTCTGACAGGTTCATTCCCAATTTTCAATTCGCCACAGTCCAAAACTTCTGCCCTCGTAACAAATCCATTCCCAACTTCCCTAATGTCATCATCCTTAATAACTAACGTTTAACAATCACGTCCAAAACGTTAAGGTCACAGAAAAATTTGCATCTTAATGACAAGAAACGTTAAGAGACTTATAGTTCAAGAAGTTATATTTCacggaaagaaaatgaagaaatgccTAACTCGCCTTTACCTCCTTCAGGTAATAGGGTCGGATAACCTCTCCAGAGATGACGCAGTCTTCTGAAAACGACGAGAAAGAGGGTCCCCCTAAGGAGGGCTGCTGTGCCTACGCCATTCGGGTAAGACGAGACTTGGAAAGGGACCTTTGTGTATGTTAGAGACATGGGCATAGACAGGACGTCAGCTGGTGTAGGACTGGGGCCAAAAACTGATGATCTTACAAAtatcttttatcattcatttttgaagAATATATCACTAATACTCTGAATATCTTTGCTAACCTTcagggaacgaaaaaaaaaagtgcaggaaTTCTTTTAAAACTAGTTAAATAACGGATATAAATTCTTGCTGATAGGCCAGCATGGAATAGTGacagtttattcttttttttaatgacaaaacaTGAACTGTAAACTTTTTTTAGGGGGAAATGTACGCTGTACTATACCAGTTACATTTATTTGCTTGCATGAatttaataattcaatttttctaatattttgggaagggttgcaaattcctgagatgtatgccagtattgcaccagccccggtttttttttttttgccatgcccataggttaggttaggctaggtaaggttaggttaggttgggttagctTAGCTTTAAGAGCTAAaaggtaatttgggtgtgggaaacataatgagattatcttcaagaaaattctccggttagtttttaagatatggcgtcccgcttttttcagagaaaggttCCGGTACTGTAattggttacatctcgggaaaatgtggAAGGGTTGTAAAGCGGCCGTGTGTTCCCCATCCCTGCCCTAATTTTCTATCATCCATCAGATAACTATCTCACAAATCCTCCCCTCCGTAATTTGTGATTCTAGGATCCTAAGTGACTCTCCCTCAAAAAAATATGCTTGAATGAAATATGACATCGAAAAAACACATCGCTGCTGAGCCTTTCTGTTTTGACTACTTACAAGACAGATAAAAAGCGCTTGTGCTTCCCCTCCTGTTCCGAGATCTTGattcttcttttattctgagtCCGTCTGGTCGAGCAGTTTTTTTCTCGACCATTTCTGTATCTCCCAGTTTATTCCACTTTCCAGTTATATCTGTGTCAAGTGATCATTTTATGTGGCTTGTGACTCGTTTACTAACATCTTCCTCAAAACTCATAAATTTTAGTAAACAACTATAGTTATGTCTCAGGTCCTTTCATTGTATTCACTCACTAGCTACAACTTTTTGTCCTTGGAGTTTCTAGACATTCCTACTGAATGAATAAACTAACTTTAgatattaaaaatactttcatataGACACACAAATGTAAATTCACAAATAATTACACTAATCATTGGTGAATATATCAGAAACCGATATTTTAGCaaaatttaccatattttttttagaatcgcCAATAGTGCGTCTCAAAGATTTACTGATCTTTTTAGGTGTTTTAGGACAGTGGCCTTTCTCTCTAAATGAAAGAAGTTTAGCATCAGTTCACTTCTCGCAGAGCAAAAGCTGCCTTTGTTCATCATGCACCATCTTAGTCCTATAACTAACCATATCTAGCAAAAGTCTGAGTGCCTCTTGTTCTCCTGAGAGACAAAATATTAGCGAAAAGAATTACTCCCTTCTGGCGTTCTAGTTGCGGACAGTTACTGCCAAGGAAGCCTCAGGATTATAAGTACTACATTGCAATAACTGACCTTTGAAATCTTGAAGTATATAAGCAAGTTACATAATAGAAAAGAGGTTAATAGAAAGACGTAAAAAATATGGCTTACCAGCTAGCTAGAACATTAGAGAGGTAAGCAGATATAGTATAGAATGGGATACAGATTAGAAGCCTCCACATCAGCCTAcctatgaaaaatatatctgCATAAAAATTTTCACCAAAAGTACCTTACTTCACTTTCATTTCTAACAAACTTCATTATAATGTCTAattcttgttcctttttttgtttttgcgcaCAGGTGGTGCTGTTGGTAACTGTGATATGTATAACGCTGCCGATTAACCTTGTGCTCAGCTGGCCAGCCGTACTCCCTAAACTTGAGGAGGACACTGCCGACTTCACCGTTACCAAGGAGGATGTTTCTTGGCTGGGTAAGTGAAGCAAAATGGGTTCTTCAAATGACACtctgattttataaatatgaaaaaaaatatgttcaggCCAATCTCTGCAATGCATTGCTTTTCTGTGGAACGAATTCAAACCAAAACCTTGAGcttttaatatttgtgagataACTACGACTTTCTCACTCTGTTTATCAGTCTGCCTGAATCAGTTTTCAGAACATGAATAAagcccttttttattttcactgtggCATGGAGTAGTGAAAGGAACAGAGAGCTAATCGTTCTATGTTTTTTTAAACACTGAGTACACAACTGCATGAACAATGTGGGCTATATCGCATCCTAACTTTAGTATTTGTGGCATTTAGTTTACTTATCATTCCTTATGTCTGTtctttaaaaactctttaatttttttttttgttatgcagGTAAATCTTGCTCTCATCATTTTTGTCTTcgataaaaattttttctcctaGCGAAAGCGCGCAGAGCGTAAGTGAAAAATCGATTGAAAAGTTAAATCCAGTTAAATTTTCATGACAAGAATACGGTTTTGGGtgccattaattttcattttagaaacTTTGATCTAAGTAATATTGGTCAGAGGCAAACCGTGAGCTAAAACTTTTTACCAGTAGGtatttgttattttgaaacagtCTCAAGCTTCACTGTCGTTAACAGTAACATTGCCCAATCCCACACTCTTCCTTTGCAGTATCAGTTGTGTTTATCATCGGCATCTTTGTCTCCACGTTTGCTGGATCCCTGCTGGAGCTGCTGGGACCAAAACGTTTGGTTCTTTTGGCTCTGTTACCAAAGGCTGCCTTTTGGTTACTGATGGCTTTCACCCCGTACTTGTCTCTCCTATACCTGGGACGCGTT
This genomic stretch from Macrobrachium rosenbergii isolate ZJJX-2024 chromosome 23, ASM4041242v1, whole genome shotgun sequence harbors:
- the LOC136851524 gene encoding uncharacterized protein gives rise to the protein MKLTAADRCALLFIQMLAFAGLLVGLIMWSNKGYSLSSLVFVVSGGSITVAIMGGLVCNICGKQESDTQPIIDPPPDYRLTWRKEFLKSIPDDLKADIEGNFGLEKKNKRRRKTETGKDLV